One part of the Tunicatimonas pelagia genome encodes these proteins:
- a CDS encoding DUF6796 family protein: MKSDFHITLSIQSIRLCILIGLFASVTVVVCNTILYSYGNIAFWPQWALNLAYWAGSMVLAFAALGFVPTYFALRPAGQFWAIVTSGFLAYFVALGSVGHGSFFPYYSILQAIEVNPKEKIIEDLLVPIQTYNQFLFLVCILILLLGSVFYSVLILVKPTVYPKWMAFCNPALITLPIYILASTEGIYPPLKIVANGIGFHLGLSSHFLLTYYFLRQSSERGKMRTDIKVSTD; this comes from the coding sequence ATGAAAAGTGACTTCCACATTACACTAAGCATACAGTCTATTAGACTATGTATACTTATAGGTCTTTTTGCATCAGTAACTGTTGTTGTCTGTAATACAATTCTCTATTCTTATGGGAATATAGCATTTTGGCCTCAATGGGCATTAAACCTAGCCTATTGGGCGGGATCGATGGTATTGGCTTTCGCCGCATTGGGATTTGTTCCCACTTACTTTGCTCTTAGACCTGCTGGACAATTTTGGGCAATCGTTACCAGCGGGTTCTTAGCCTACTTTGTTGCTCTCGGCTCCGTAGGTCACGGTTCATTCTTTCCTTATTACAGTATTTTACAAGCAATTGAAGTCAATCCAAAAGAAAAAATAATAGAAGATTTGCTCGTTCCCATTCAGACGTATAATCAATTTCTTTTCCTGGTTTGCATCCTTATTTTATTGTTAGGTTCTGTGTTTTATTCGGTTTTGATACTGGTAAAACCAACCGTTTACCCCAAGTGGATGGCATTCTGTAATCCGGCCTTGATTACATTACCAATTTATATATTAGCAAGTACCGAAGGCATATATCCACCACTAAAAATAGTAGCTAATGGCATTGGGTTCCACTTAGGGCTTTCCAGTCACTTTCTTCTCACTTATTATTTTCTTCGTCAAAGCTCAGAACGAGGAAAAATGCGAACTGATATAAAAGTTAGTACCGACTAA
- a CDS encoding MATE family efflux transporter, translating to MDISSQQKVLVLQEDLKKVMWKLSLPAIAAMVLFGLNAFMDTVYIGRLMNETALAGVALAYPLTAIMMGLGSWAGTGAGNLLSIVLGKNDEKTQRKIIGNATLFMLLTTTVFALPAYLFADSLIQIMGGSGEVLTYGTEYLQITLLASPLWVYGLGLNFIVRAEGKMKEAAIMMSYGLGVNLVLTPIFIYYLDMGVAGAAWATNIGMLIYCLTGYLYFQQGRASFRADIHSLSYDQSVFQSIAKMGFPGFILTVMSLVQAVVVFNAITGIGTEDDLAFFAAANRIQLFLMTPLFGLMRALQPVVGINFGAGQYERVKQALLLFCKTGFWLIAPFWLLLTLFPAASLSLVLPDMVFSPADLFHFRVYALVLPFLPFVFMSLTYLPAIEQPKYASIVGLARQVVFYVPVMLLLPKWIGIGGVYYGSTAIDIILTGWLVYIVWQTFRSFRADQPETEKPKVKTAL from the coding sequence ATGGATATAAGCAGTCAGCAAAAAGTATTGGTACTTCAAGAGGACCTTAAAAAAGTGATGTGGAAGCTATCGCTCCCGGCTATAGCCGCTATGGTACTGTTTGGGCTTAATGCCTTTATGGATACCGTATATATCGGGCGATTGATGAACGAGACGGCACTAGCAGGAGTAGCCTTGGCTTATCCTCTCACTGCTATTATGATGGGACTTGGTTCTTGGGCAGGTACGGGCGCGGGTAATTTGCTCAGTATTGTTCTAGGGAAAAACGATGAGAAAACCCAACGAAAAATAATAGGAAACGCCACCTTGTTCATGCTGCTAACAACCACGGTGTTTGCCCTTCCGGCCTACCTTTTCGCCGATAGTTTGATCCAGATAATGGGCGGTTCCGGCGAAGTGTTGACTTACGGGACAGAATATCTACAAATAACCCTGTTGGCTTCACCACTTTGGGTTTACGGCCTAGGTCTCAATTTCATTGTTCGAGCCGAAGGCAAGATGAAGGAAGCGGCGATCATGATGAGCTACGGCCTCGGGGTTAACTTAGTACTGACCCCAATCTTTATATACTACCTAGATATGGGAGTGGCCGGGGCTGCCTGGGCGACTAACATTGGAATGCTGATCTACTGCCTGACGGGTTATCTTTATTTCCAGCAGGGGCGAGCCTCCTTTCGTGCCGATATCCATTCACTTTCTTATGATCAGTCTGTGTTTCAGTCCATTGCTAAAATGGGCTTTCCAGGATTTATTCTTACGGTTATGAGTTTGGTACAGGCGGTGGTAGTTTTTAATGCTATCACCGGGATAGGAACTGAAGACGATCTAGCCTTTTTTGCGGCGGCGAACCGTATCCAGCTTTTTCTTATGACTCCACTGTTTGGGTTAATGCGTGCCCTGCAACCCGTAGTGGGCATCAACTTCGGGGCAGGACAGTACGAGCGAGTGAAGCAAGCCCTGCTGTTATTTTGTAAAACTGGCTTCTGGCTCATCGCTCCTTTCTGGTTATTGCTGACGCTCTTCCCCGCCGCCAGTCTCAGTTTGGTATTGCCCGATATGGTGTTTAGCCCGGCTGATTTATTCCACTTTCGGGTGTACGCGCTCGTACTTCCTTTTTTACCTTTCGTCTTTATGTCGCTCACCTACCTACCCGCCATTGAGCAACCCAAGTACGCCAGCATTGTCGGCCTCGCCCGGCAGGTAGTTTTTTACGTGCCTGTAATGCTACTGCTACCGAAGTGGATTGGTATTGGCGGGGTATACTATGGGTCTACGGCCATTGATATTATACTAACCGGCTGGTTAGTATACATCGTTTGGCAAACATTCCGCTCATTCCGAGCGGATCAACCTGAAACTGAAAAACCTAAAGTAAAAACTGCACTTTGA
- a CDS encoding bifunctional aconitate hydratase 2/2-methylisocitrate dehydratase has translation MSRYSEYLKEIEERKDQNLHPKPIDGAALLSEIIEQIKDVDNEHRSDSLHFFIYNVLPGTTRAAEVKATFLKEIILGEAAVEEISPAFALEQLSHMKGGPSVEVLLDLALGDDKAIAEEAAEVLKTQVFLYEADMDRLGKAYDSGSEIARDILESYAKAEFFTKLPEIEEEIELVTFIAGVGDISTDLLSPGSDAHSRSDRELHGQCMFEHNKEQQNALRTLQEKHPNKRVMLIAEKGTMGVGSSRMSGVNNVALWIGKQASPYVPFINIAPVVAGTNGISPIFLTTVGVTGGIGLDLKNWVKKHDDAGNLVVDEAGEPILEQTYSVDTGTVLTINTKTKKLYKGDQELMDVSSAFTPQKMEFMRAGGSYAIVFGKKLQTFAAQTLGMDVPPVFAPSKEVSHEGQGLTAVEKIFNKNAVGTSGATLHAGSYVRAEVNIVGSQDTTGLMTSQELEMMAATVISPIVDAGYQSGCHTASVWDRKSQENIPRLMKFMHDFGLITARDPEHKYHPLTDVIHKVLNDITIDDWAIVIGGDSHTRMSKGVAFGADSGTVALALATGEASMPIPESVKVTFEGKMKDYMDFRDVVHATQAQMLKKFKGENVFQGRVIEVHIGTLPSDQAFTFTDWTAEMKAKASICISQDDTLIESLEIAKGRIQIMIDKGMDNEQQVLQGLIDKANERIAQIQSGEKPALAPDANAHYYAEFVVDLDIINEPMIADPDVNNEDVSKRYTHDTIRELTYYAGEKKVDLGFVGSCMVHKGDIKIVSKMLKNLEEKYGKVEFGAPLVVTAPTYNIIDELKEEGDWEVLQKYSGFEFDDAAPKSTARTEYDNILYLERPGCNLCMGNQEKAEKGDTVMATSTRLFQGRVVKDSDRKKGESLLASTPVVVLSAILGRTPTIEEYRTAVNGIKLTQFAPPLKQLTSGPAPSHQISY, from the coding sequence ATGAGTAGATACAGTGAATACCTGAAGGAGATTGAAGAGAGAAAAGATCAAAACCTCCATCCCAAGCCGATTGATGGGGCAGCATTGCTAAGCGAGATTATCGAGCAAATCAAAGATGTAGATAACGAGCACCGATCTGATTCCCTTCACTTTTTCATTTATAATGTGTTGCCTGGCACTACCCGTGCGGCTGAGGTAAAGGCCACGTTCTTGAAAGAAATTATCCTGGGTGAAGCTGCGGTAGAAGAAATTTCACCGGCATTTGCCCTCGAGCAACTATCGCACATGAAGGGCGGACCTTCCGTGGAGGTACTCCTCGACCTGGCGTTGGGCGACGATAAGGCCATTGCCGAAGAAGCCGCTGAGGTATTGAAGACCCAGGTGTTCCTCTACGAAGCCGATATGGATCGTTTGGGAAAAGCGTATGACTCGGGCAGCGAAATTGCCCGGGATATTCTCGAAAGCTACGCGAAAGCCGAGTTTTTCACTAAGCTACCGGAGATAGAAGAAGAAATTGAGCTAGTGACATTTATCGCGGGCGTAGGAGATATTTCTACCGATTTGCTTTCTCCGGGTAGTGACGCTCACTCTCGGTCAGACCGCGAGCTACACGGTCAGTGTATGTTCGAACATAATAAGGAGCAACAAAACGCACTCCGGACACTGCAAGAAAAGCATCCGAACAAGCGAGTAATGCTGATCGCCGAAAAGGGGACAATGGGGGTAGGCTCTTCCCGAATGTCGGGGGTAAATAACGTAGCCCTTTGGATTGGAAAACAAGCGAGTCCGTACGTACCCTTTATTAATATTGCTCCGGTGGTAGCGGGTACCAATGGTATCTCACCCATCTTCCTGACCACCGTGGGCGTGACCGGAGGTATCGGCCTGGACCTTAAAAATTGGGTGAAAAAACACGATGACGCGGGTAATCTCGTCGTAGACGAAGCCGGTGAACCCATTCTGGAACAAACCTACTCCGTCGATACCGGCACGGTGCTCACCATCAATACGAAGACGAAAAAACTGTACAAGGGGGATCAAGAATTGATGGACGTCTCTTCGGCATTTACGCCTCAGAAAATGGAGTTTATGCGAGCGGGAGGATCCTACGCCATCGTGTTCGGTAAAAAGCTACAGACGTTTGCCGCCCAGACGCTGGGCATGGACGTTCCGCCTGTGTTCGCCCCGTCGAAAGAAGTTTCCCACGAAGGGCAGGGGCTTACAGCGGTAGAGAAAATCTTCAATAAAAACGCCGTGGGCACTTCAGGAGCCACGCTACACGCGGGTTCGTACGTACGAGCGGAAGTCAACATCGTAGGCTCCCAGGATACTACCGGCCTGATGACTTCCCAAGAACTGGAAATGATGGCGGCCACGGTGATTTCGCCCATCGTAGATGCTGGCTATCAGTCGGGGTGCCACACCGCTTCCGTATGGGATCGTAAATCGCAGGAAAATATCCCGAGGCTGATGAAGTTTATGCATGATTTCGGGCTGATTACGGCGCGTGATCCTGAGCACAAATACCACCCGCTGACCGATGTCATCCACAAGGTACTCAACGATATTACGATAGACGATTGGGCGATCGTTATAGGGGGCGACTCGCACACCAGGATGTCTAAAGGCGTGGCTTTCGGAGCCGACTCGGGAACGGTGGCCTTGGCCCTGGCAACGGGAGAGGCTTCTATGCCCATCCCCGAATCAGTGAAAGTGACGTTCGAAGGGAAAATGAAGGACTATATGGATTTTCGGGACGTCGTTCATGCTACCCAAGCGCAGATGCTTAAAAAGTTTAAGGGCGAGAATGTATTCCAAGGCCGGGTAATTGAAGTTCATATCGGGACACTACCTTCTGACCAGGCATTTACCTTTACGGATTGGACCGCGGAAATGAAGGCGAAGGCTTCTATCTGTATTTCACAAGACGATACGCTGATCGAGTCGCTGGAAATAGCCAAAGGGAGAATCCAGATCATGATTGATAAAGGGATGGACAACGAGCAACAGGTGCTGCAAGGACTCATTGATAAGGCCAACGAAAGAATAGCCCAGATCCAATCCGGCGAAAAACCGGCCCTGGCCCCGGATGCCAATGCTCACTACTACGCGGAATTTGTCGTTGACTTAGACATCATCAACGAGCCGATGATCGCCGACCCGGACGTGAATAACGAAGACGTCTCTAAACGATATACCCACGACACCATTCGGGAGCTTACTTATTATGCGGGGGAGAAAAAGGTAGACCTCGGGTTTGTGGGTTCTTGTATGGTACACAAGGGTGACATTAAGATCGTTTCTAAGATGCTTAAGAACCTGGAAGAAAAATACGGTAAGGTTGAGTTTGGAGCCCCTTTGGTCGTAACGGCCCCTACCTACAACATCATTGATGAACTCAAAGAAGAGGGCGACTGGGAAGTACTCCAGAAGTATTCTGGTTTTGAGTTTGATGATGCAGCTCCTAAAAGCACCGCGCGTACCGAATACGATAACATTCTGTATCTAGAGCGACCGGGTTGTAACCTTTGTATGGGTAATCAAGAGAAAGCCGAAAAAGGAGATACTGTGATGGCGACTTCTACCCGTTTGTTTCAAGGACGGGTTGTCAAAGACTCAGACCGCAAGAAAGGCGAATCTTTATTAGCATCTACCCCTGTCGTAGTTCTTTCGGCTATTCTGGGCCGAACCCCTACAATTGAGGAATATAGAACAGCAGTGAACGGCATTAAGCTCACGCAATTTGCCCCTCCCCTCAAGCAGTTGACTTCGGGTCCAGCACCATCACACCAGATTTCCTACTAG
- a CDS encoding TonB-dependent receptor encodes MKKLLAWLMISGGIVLPSMAQVGSIRGKVTDKKGQALPGATVRILDSSLGAITNTDGTYQIPNVASGSYALEASSVGYEQQTRRLTLKARQTAVWNAQLSASVTGMEEVVVVGESEASVMKRSANSIEVVSLQKAVVRSADLGQVLAQTKGVSVQRSGGLGSSIRLSLNGLTDDQIRYFYYDVPLDFSAFGFGLANIPVGMLERVDIYKGVVPTALGADALGGAVHVIPKPVPPGWHGSASYQFGSFGTQRAEANVSYYGDNHFFANTGLYYDFARNDYAIFMGIPDEQGRLTEEPVEKFHDAYQGYGITAETGIKGRKNLDLLSLELYVSTNDQEIQHAQLGVERPGNPPLILGIPFGEVNFSRKTSGATLRYEHQLAQPWKVTAALGYNYTETEYVDSAQNFYNWYGEVIDRRNTQGEVESGSPAHQFLWTHRLFHKVNLTYEFNEQHSLLAQTFGTYVYRTGDDRFAGAFDPFGTLSTYRTQISSLAHTVRSRSDRLEINTFAKYYQVAYASEEPSRDGEGIRTESNGKSRWGAGTSLRYRFTPTLLAKLSYEWATRLPRVDEVLGDGAFISDNLELNPERGHNTNVELQLRPSARSAWQWTVNPVFFWREINDHIVFLQGIGRSSLYDNVFTARSLGGELGGQLTSEREVGKIRWVVTTEMFNAADARVYDFFGAQRPGRSFFLKNTIQF; translated from the coding sequence ATGAAAAAATTACTGGCGTGGCTGATGATTAGCGGGGGAATAGTTTTGCCTAGTATGGCGCAGGTGGGTAGCATTCGGGGTAAGGTAACCGATAAGAAAGGACAAGCGTTACCCGGGGCGACTGTCCGGATACTTGATTCATCGCTGGGAGCGATTACCAATACCGATGGAACGTATCAGATACCAAATGTAGCCTCTGGTAGTTATGCACTGGAAGCCTCGTCGGTAGGCTACGAACAACAAACCAGGCGGTTGACCCTAAAGGCTCGGCAGACCGCTGTTTGGAACGCTCAACTGTCCGCCAGTGTGACCGGGATGGAGGAAGTAGTGGTGGTGGGCGAGTCAGAGGCGAGTGTAATGAAAAGATCGGCGAACAGCATTGAAGTAGTCTCTCTTCAGAAAGCTGTGGTTCGCTCAGCCGATTTGGGGCAGGTACTTGCCCAAACTAAAGGGGTGAGTGTGCAGCGCAGCGGCGGGCTTGGTTCATCCATCCGGTTGAGTCTAAACGGCTTAACCGACGACCAGATTCGTTATTTTTACTACGATGTGCCGTTAGATTTTTCGGCTTTTGGTTTTGGCCTGGCCAATATTCCGGTGGGTATGCTCGAGCGGGTAGATATTTACAAGGGAGTGGTACCTACCGCTCTGGGAGCCGATGCCCTGGGAGGAGCTGTGCACGTGATTCCGAAGCCTGTACCCCCCGGCTGGCACGGGTCAGCATCCTATCAGTTTGGCTCATTTGGCACCCAACGAGCCGAAGCCAATGTGAGCTACTACGGAGACAATCACTTCTTCGCCAATACCGGCCTTTACTATGACTTTGCTCGTAATGACTACGCTATTTTTATGGGTATCCCCGATGAACAAGGAAGGCTCACCGAAGAACCCGTAGAGAAGTTTCACGATGCCTACCAGGGCTACGGAATAACTGCCGAAACAGGAATTAAGGGACGAAAAAACCTAGATTTACTTAGCTTAGAGTTGTACGTCTCGACCAACGATCAAGAAATACAGCACGCCCAACTGGGAGTAGAACGTCCAGGTAATCCTCCCCTGATCTTGGGGATCCCTTTCGGGGAGGTCAACTTCAGCCGAAAAACTTCGGGTGCCACGCTTCGCTACGAACATCAACTGGCTCAACCCTGGAAGGTGACTGCCGCCCTGGGCTACAACTACACCGAAACGGAGTATGTGGACAGCGCCCAAAACTTCTATAACTGGTACGGCGAGGTGATTGATCGGCGAAATACCCAAGGGGAAGTGGAATCGGGCAGCCCAGCGCATCAGTTTTTGTGGACGCATCGCCTCTTCCACAAAGTAAACCTGACCTACGAATTCAACGAGCAGCATAGTTTACTCGCCCAAACCTTCGGAACCTATGTATATCGTACCGGAGACGACCGCTTTGCCGGAGCTTTTGATCCGTTTGGTACACTGAGTACCTACCGCACCCAGATTTCTTCGTTGGCTCACACCGTTCGTTCGCGCAGCGATCGACTAGAAATAAATACCTTCGCTAAGTATTATCAGGTAGCGTATGCGTCAGAGGAACCCTCTCGCGATGGTGAAGGAATACGTACTGAAAGCAACGGTAAATCCCGATGGGGAGCCGGAACTAGTTTACGCTATCGCTTCACCCCCACTTTACTGGCTAAGCTATCCTACGAGTGGGCCACCCGGTTGCCCCGGGTTGATGAGGTACTGGGTGATGGCGCGTTTATTTCCGACAACTTAGAACTCAACCCCGAACGTGGGCACAATACCAATGTCGAGCTACAGCTGCGCCCGTCAGCCCGAAGTGCTTGGCAGTGGACGGTCAATCCGGTGTTCTTCTGGCGAGAGATTAACGACCACATTGTATTTTTGCAGGGAATTGGGCGTAGTTCGCTCTACGACAATGTGTTCACCGCCCGCTCGTTGGGGGGCGAACTGGGCGGACAGCTCACCTCCGAACGGGAAGTAGGCAAAATCCGATGGGTAGTTACTACTGAGATGTTTAACGCAGCTGATGCTCGAGTCTATGACTTCTTCGGGGCTCAGCGTCCGGGACGATCTTTTTTTCTAAAAAACACCATTCAATTTTAA
- a CDS encoding sigma-70 family RNA polymerase sigma factor — protein sequence MSLLFRKKPKPSEPDISTPEGLEQIYQRCFDTMYEIGYAQTKDTEITRELIQELFISAWEKRDTLVAKEKVEYYLLRLFKYRLIDHFRKEARQRHHHQQATLDYCDASHCTEQEIAYAELKDNVDTLVDRLPCQCRRVYRMSREQGLSNKEIASSLLISERAVAYHLAKATTFLREKLPDYTRAQP from the coding sequence ATGTCTCTGCTTTTTAGAAAGAAGCCCAAACCTTCCGAACCGGATATCAGTACCCCCGAAGGGCTGGAGCAGATCTACCAACGATGTTTTGATACGATGTACGAAATTGGCTACGCACAAACTAAAGATACTGAGATTACCCGCGAACTCATTCAGGAGCTTTTTATATCGGCCTGGGAGAAGAGAGATACGTTGGTTGCCAAGGAAAAAGTAGAGTACTATCTACTGCGACTTTTCAAGTATCGCCTGATCGACCACTTCAGAAAAGAAGCCCGACAGCGGCATCACCATCAGCAAGCCACCCTCGACTACTGCGATGCCAGTCACTGCACCGAACAGGAGATTGCTTATGCCGAGTTGAAAGATAACGTAGATACACTGGTGGATCGGCTTCCTTGCCAATGTCGTCGGGTGTATCGAATGAGTCGCGAACAGGGGTTATCCAATAAAGAGATTGCCTCGTCGCTGCTGATCTCCGAACGGGCCGTGGCGTATCACCTGGCTAAGGCCACAACCTTTTTACGCGAAAAACTACCGGATTACACTCGCGCCCAGCCTTGA
- a CDS encoding DinB family protein, whose translation MRRNILLIGIVILFLGCSKNKDNTEVKSLLADLMKKSHTEQHWFVPTKTALEGLTVEQSNWRDSTENHSIGELVSHLVFWNGINLRAFNGEDMTDFEVDNETTFRMYTENEWVSLVNELDSIQTEWESIIVQATDEQLAEWSKEIANIQAHNAYHAGQIIYIRKRNGWWNKK comes from the coding sequence ATGAGGCGAAATATACTGTTAATCGGAATTGTTATTCTCTTTTTGGGTTGTTCAAAAAATAAAGATAATACGGAGGTTAAATCCTTACTAGCCGACCTAATGAAAAAAAGTCATACGGAACAACATTGGTTCGTTCCGACAAAAACTGCGCTTGAAGGACTGACAGTAGAGCAATCAAACTGGAGAGATAGCACAGAAAACCACTCAATTGGAGAATTGGTATCACACTTGGTTTTTTGGAATGGAATCAACTTAAGGGCTTTCAACGGAGAAGATATGACTGATTTTGAGGTTGATAATGAAACCACCTTTAGAATGTATACTGAAAATGAGTGGGTAAGCCTCGTTAACGAACTTGATAGTATCCAAACGGAATGGGAGTCAATAATTGTACAAGCCACTGATGAACAATTGGCAGAATGGAGTAAAGAAATTGCTAATATCCAAGCGCATAACGCTTATCATGCTGGACAAATCATTTATATACGGAAACGTAATGGTTGGTGGAATAAAAAATAA
- a CDS encoding siderophore-interacting protein: protein MPSLPKWIANGTEVLFSRMMHPVEVSQIDYLDDKLKRVRFFGDLRSASYIPGQVIEFRVNETEFRHYTPAHYDQEQGVCEVLFYLHDYGPGSQWAERLQVGDTTKLMGPGGKMQFQSEYQYHFIFGDESSLGLCRILKSAADAQHQEYLCLLELAQAHCHWPSLVDLQADIVTNTNQNPAQEAVRVLRDMQGKLWNTWQRATFYLTGRAKSIQAVRQALIKRGVGAKQIITFPYWADGKTGL from the coding sequence ATGCCTAGTTTACCCAAGTGGATTGCTAACGGTACCGAAGTGCTTTTTAGCCGCATGATGCACCCTGTGGAAGTTAGCCAGATTGATTACCTGGATGACAAACTGAAGCGCGTTCGATTCTTCGGCGATTTACGTTCAGCCAGCTATATTCCCGGTCAAGTCATTGAGTTTCGGGTAAATGAAACTGAGTTTCGGCATTATACTCCGGCTCACTACGATCAGGAACAAGGAGTCTGCGAAGTTCTCTTTTATCTCCACGATTACGGTCCCGGTAGCCAGTGGGCGGAACGGCTGCAAGTGGGTGATACTACGAAGCTGATGGGACCGGGCGGTAAGATGCAATTTCAATCTGAATACCAATACCACTTTATTTTTGGCGATGAATCTTCTTTGGGCTTATGCAGGATACTGAAGTCAGCGGCCGATGCCCAGCATCAAGAGTACCTCTGTCTACTGGAGCTAGCCCAAGCTCATTGTCACTGGCCAAGCTTGGTAGATCTTCAGGCAGATATAGTCACTAATACTAACCAAAACCCCGCTCAAGAAGCCGTTCGGGTGCTGCGCGATATGCAAGGCAAGCTGTGGAACACCTGGCAACGAGCCACTTTCTACCTCACCGGACGAGCGAAATCTATTCAGGCTGTTCGCCAAGCATTAATTAAAAGAGGAGTGGGGGCGAAACAAATCATCACCTTCCCGTACTGGGCGGATGGTAAAACCGGATTGTAA
- a CDS encoding ABC transporter ATP-binding protein produces the protein MEKKKKDGIARLLEIAGRKKYQLALSGLLAVLHAALALVPYVLVYYILRELVNPPLDTELVQRYLGWAIAAGVGSYALLYASGMTSHVAAFNILYELRQQTAAKLGQLPLGFIGTYSSGTLKKIVADDIERIENFIAHQIPDFVKGFTLPVVTIGYLFYVDWRLAAISFVPLLVLAVWMPLMFRSAYTKEMMKKHHQAQEDMNSGIVEFVRAMPVMKIFAQTADSFRQYSGSVNEYDTMAKRWMRKSSPPFAVFMSFMSNATLPVLVLGTYLYLQDGITFATLVLFLILGVGYIKPMFALANMGMQITLINRGVQRMDDILQHPVQSGSKEATHFSDHSIEFRHVSFAYAEEVKVLDDVSFTMPAGTITALVGPSGAGKSTTAQLVARFWDVQEGKVLIGGIDIQTIPVATLMQQVSFVFQDSFMFQETMYENIRMGLDKSEAEVIAAAEAAQCHTFISQLPQGYQTRFGAQGVHLSGGEQQRIQLARAILKDAPILILDEATAFSDPENEYLIQQAFGRLIQDKTVIIIAHRLSTITDADQIVVFDQGRVAAKGAYPELLTQSKLYAQMWNAHVRAQEFSL, from the coding sequence ATGGAAAAGAAGAAAAAAGATGGCATCGCCCGATTGCTGGAAATTGCGGGCCGTAAAAAGTACCAACTGGCGTTATCGGGATTACTAGCCGTACTGCACGCAGCTCTGGCCTTAGTGCCCTACGTCTTGGTTTACTATATTCTTCGGGAGTTAGTGAATCCCCCGCTGGATACCGAATTAGTGCAGCGTTACCTAGGTTGGGCGATTGCTGCAGGAGTGGGAAGCTACGCACTGCTCTACGCTTCGGGGATGACTTCGCACGTGGCCGCTTTTAACATCTTGTATGAGCTTCGTCAGCAAACCGCCGCCAAACTGGGGCAGTTGCCCCTGGGGTTTATCGGTACCTACTCTTCCGGGACACTCAAAAAGATTGTGGCTGACGATATTGAACGCATCGAGAACTTCATCGCTCACCAGATTCCGGATTTTGTTAAAGGCTTTACCCTACCGGTGGTTACGATTGGCTATTTGTTTTACGTCGACTGGCGGTTAGCCGCGATTAGCTTTGTACCGCTGCTGGTGCTGGCGGTGTGGATGCCGCTGATGTTTCGCTCGGCCTACACCAAAGAGATGATGAAAAAACACCATCAGGCGCAAGAAGATATGAACAGTGGCATTGTAGAGTTCGTGCGAGCCATGCCCGTGATGAAAATATTCGCTCAAACCGCCGATAGCTTCCGGCAGTACAGCGGCTCCGTAAATGAATATGATACGATGGCCAAGCGATGGATGCGAAAGAGTTCTCCGCCTTTTGCCGTATTTATGAGTTTTATGAGCAACGCCACTTTGCCCGTACTCGTGCTGGGCACGTATCTGTACCTGCAAGATGGCATTACTTTCGCTACGCTGGTGTTGTTCTTGATCTTGGGAGTAGGCTACATCAAACCTATGTTTGCCCTAGCCAATATGGGTATGCAAATCACCCTGATTAATCGGGGAGTGCAGCGCATGGATGATATTTTACAGCACCCCGTCCAATCGGGGAGTAAGGAAGCCACTCACTTCTCAGATCATTCTATTGAATTTCGCCACGTGAGTTTTGCCTACGCCGAAGAAGTCAAGGTGCTTGATGATGTTTCCTTCACCATGCCCGCCGGTACCATCACGGCGTTGGTAGGGCCATCGGGTGCTGGGAAGTCGACCACGGCTCAACTGGTAGCCCGCTTCTGGGATGTACAGGAAGGTAAAGTTCTGATCGGAGGCATTGACATTCAAACCATTCCGGTGGCTACCCTTATGCAACAAGTTTCCTTCGTTTTTCAGGACAGCTTCATGTTTCAGGAAACGATGTACGAGAACATCCGCATGGGCTTGGATAAATCTGAAGCAGAGGTTATAGCTGCGGCAGAAGCTGCCCAATGCCATACGTTCATCAGCCAACTACCCCAGGGCTATCAGACTCGCTTTGGAGCGCAAGGAGTTCACCTGAGCGGTGGGGAACAGCAGCGCATCCAACTGGCGCGAGCCATTTTGAAAGATGCACCGATTCTGATCCTCGATGAAGCAACAGCTTTCAGCGATCCTGAAAATGAGTATCTCATTCAGCAGGCCTTCGGTCGTTTGATCCAAGATAAAACGGTCATCATCATTGCTCACCGCCTCAGCACCATCACCGATGCCGACCAGATTGTGGTATTTGACCAGGGTAGGGTAGCGGCCAAAGGAGCCTACCCGGAATTATTAACCCAAAGTAAATTGTACGCCCAAATGTGGAATGCCCACGTACGCGCCCAAGAATTTTCACTGTAG